The DNA window GCACCGGCCGCTGCGGCAAGGCCCCGAGGTACGGCGCCGCGACGGCGGCCAGCAAGCCGAGCGCCTCGTGGCACGCGCTCCACACGAACTCTTGCCCGATCGCCGCCTTGCAGCTCGCCTCGAGTGCGATCATGCCGTCGACCCCGCCCGCGGGCGATCGGAGCGGCACCACGTGAACGTGCGATGTCGCGCGCCCGAGCATGCGCTCCCGCGTCTCGTTGCCGAGGGGACTCTCCGCAGCGGGCAGATCCCGGCGCTCGATCGGTCCCCCGGGCAGCCAGAGACGCAAGGTGGCGAGCTGCACGTCGATGGAGACCGAGCAGCGGTGCTCCACGACCCAGCGCCACACGTTGGCTGAGGTCAGGTAGCCGAGTTCCTCGACGCGCTCGCCCCCGGGCAACTGGACACCGAACAACCGTTGGTAGCCGTCACCAGGTCGGAAGTGAACCACCCCCGACAGCAACCGTCCTCGCCCTGCATGAGGACCGGCCGCGAGCGCTGCCTCGACGCACGAGAACATGGCGCGAAGCACGCTCGTCGCGGCCTCTTCGAAGTTCATCGCGGAGATCAGGCGAGGAACCAGCGAGGTGAGAAGATCATCCGGGGACATGGCAATGACTCGGGCCCGAGACTACCCCATCCATGGCACGCTCTGTGACTCGGTGTCCTCGCGACCGCGGATGGCTCGGTGTGAGCGATGCACCGGTATGCGGTGAATGCATCCATATCGCGGCAAAGGAATCCTGAAACGCACCGCAGTCCACGTGGTCGCCACGGCCCCACGGCCTCGCCGAGTCGTGGTTCTCATCGACGGCATGAGACGCGCGCGTGGCTGCAGGGGGTAATTCGAGCCCGCGGCGGTGAACCAGGTGTCGTCGGTTTGTTTTTCGACAGGGTGACATCGTGAGCAGGACGGCATCGACGGCGCCGGGCACGGGTCGCGCCGTGAACCGGATGCCGTATGCAGGGCTTCGGGCCGTCGTTTCACGAAACACCATCTCGGAGCACACCACGGGGCGCAGGTTGCTCCGTGACCTCGATGCCGGCTGTCGACAGCAGGCGGGAAGGTGATGCGTCGACCTGGTCCGTCGGACGGCTGACGCCTCCGTGTTTCGCGAACCGATGTGGTGAACCACCGACGGGAGGGAGGATCGGAGCGCGCACAGGCCTCCGTCGACCCCTGACGACATCAAGTCACGAGCGTGCACAGGGCCCGTAGGCCGCCGACGACACCAGGTCACGCCGGGCGTCTCGCTTCGCTCCCCCGATTCACGGTCGTCGCCACGGAAGCGTGGCGAATTTCGATGTAAAAATCAGAGGTTCTAGCTCACGACGGGTTCATCGGGGCGAGCTCGACAGCGGAGGAAAAAGAGCGCGTACGTGACTCAGGATACTTTCTATTCCCGTGCCAGCCTGCTCATCCGGAAAGAGCTCGCGGATCAGGTACGTCCACGGGAGACGGAGTAGCGTCAACAAGTAATTTGAATCACATTTCACGGACGACGCATGGTCGCGGACGCCTGTGCTATTGCGATGAACCCGTCCGCGGCGGTCGACGGTCAGGGGAGCCTCCTCGCGCGCGGACATGGACATGGGCGTGGGGTCGATGTGACGCGAGCACCATGACGGGGAGCCCGGAAGAACAGCCGTCAGCGCCGCCGTCCGAGTCGCCGTCCCGACGATTCGCAGAGATCACGATGAGCCATGGACGGTTCCAGATCACCTGGGCCGCTGCGCTCTTCGGTCTGACCGTCGGCGTCCTGATGACGTACGTCCCGTACGAGTTCCAGGCGCCGGTCTTCCGACGCATCTACCCCCACATCCGGCTGATGGGGGGCACGTTCCTGATCGGCAGCGTGCTGCTCGGCGTGAACGCGCTCTACCCGAGCTGGCCACGCCCCGTCGACTGGCTGGGCAGGCTGAGCTTTCTGGCCGCCCTGTCCACGTACTGGTGGTCCGCCAGCATCATGCAGGGCGTGACCAGCGGGGCGGTGATCTACCCGGTGATGATGCTGGGGGTGCTGCTCGAAGGGAGCCGGAGTCTGCGAAAGCGAGGGTTGTTTGCGGCCTTCGTTACCGTGGTCGGGCTGGCGTTCGGCGCCCTGATGCTGTTCTCGTCGCGAAGCTTCGGCGGGGCGCTGTACGCGGCGGTGCGGCCCATCCTCGCGCCGCTCGGCGGGATGTTCCTGGTTGCCGGCGTGGGGCTCACCATGAGCCGGACCCTGGCGATCCGGCGGGCGCTCTTTGCGGTGCTGGCTGGTGGGTTCGCTATCATCGCGCTCACGCTGGCGTACGCGAACTCGTGGTCCGGGGTGGCGCTGTACGCGGTGCTCGCGCCCTCCTGCGTGGCCGCCGGGTGGCTGCCCGAGCTGCCGCGACTGACGAGCGTGCGCTGGCGTTTGCTGCGCGGGATGGTGGTCGCCGGGGTGCTGCCGCTGCTGGCGCTCGGGGCGTTCGCGTCGACGGCGGCGCACGACGCGCTGGAGCGCGAGGTATGGGCCCACGTGCGGATGGCAGCCGACGACGAGGCGGAGTGGCTCCGAGAGCAACTCGAGGACGAGCAGCGCACGATCCACGAGGGGAACTCACCACGGGAGCGGCTGATGCGCTCGCGCGCGCCGTCGTCGTCGTACCGGGTGCTGGTCATCGACGCGGGCGCAGGAAAACTGATGCAAGACACGCGCGCCGTCGGCGTGGGCGGGCCGGTACTCCTGTCGCCCGAGCTGTCGGCCGCCGTCGAGCAGGTGGGCCGCGCGGAGCGGGTGGTGCTGGAGAGCGTCATGATCGAGGCGTTCGACGCGGAGGACAAGCGCGTGCTCGCCGCCGTGGCGCGGGTGCCCGGGGTGCGCTGGGTGGTCGTGGTGACCGCCGACGTCGGCGAGACCTACGCGCCCATCACCCGGCTCAGCGCCGCGGTGGTGCTCTTCCTCGTGCTCGTGGTCACGCTGGTGCTGATCCTGTCGGGCTTCGTGGCACGCTCGGTGACGCGGCCGCTCTACAGGCTCCGCACCGCGGCGCTGGAACTCGCCGGGGG is part of the Chondromyces crocatus genome and encodes:
- a CDS encoding hybrid sensor histidine kinase/response regulator — encoded protein: MSHGRFQITWAAALFGLTVGVLMTYVPYEFQAPVFRRIYPHIRLMGGTFLIGSVLLGVNALYPSWPRPVDWLGRLSFLAALSTYWWSASIMQGVTSGAVIYPVMMLGVLLEGSRSLRKRGLFAAFVTVVGLAFGALMLFSSRSFGGALYAAVRPILAPLGGMFLVAGVGLTMSRTLAIRRALFAVLAGGFAIIALTLAYANSWSGVALYAVLAPSCVAAGWLPELPRLTSVRWRLLRGMVVAGVLPLLALGAFASTAAHDALEREVWAHVRMAADDEAEWLREQLEDEQRTIHEGNSPRERLMRSRAPSSSYRVLVIDAGAGKLMQDTRAVGVGGPVLLSPELSAAVEQVGRAERVVLESVMIEAFDAEDKRVLAAVARVPGVRWVVVVTADVGETYAPITRLSAAVVLFLVLVVTLVLILSGFVARSVTRPLYRLRTAALELAGGDLDRRVSVSGPDEIADLNRAFNDMAERIAQAQRDLSELKDAIATRLADAQEANRLKDEFLSVVSHELRTPLNAILGWARILRTGAMPDASRAKALETIERNASLQAKLVEDLLDASRIVSGKLQLELGQVDLARVIQAAVDSVALAAQAKGIALEVDAPGPALVRGDAGRLQQVVWNLLANAIKFTPREGQVTVRLESGEADTFRVIVSDSGQGIEEDFLPHVFERFRQADATVTRKHGGLGLGLAIVRQLVEAHGGTVQAESAGGGQGATFTVELPRAGGRVERPSLVDPVEEMPSLAGMRVLVVDDEVDAAELVQSVLATAGAQVRVAHSAEGALEVLSAWKPDLLISDIGMPDVDGYTLMRQVRAMSREAGGAVPAIALTAFAQEEDRVRALSAGYQLHVTKPVDPRALAVAVSNLSRSSGALPQAAAGAR